The segment GCAAGCTTTCGGTGGAGAATCCCATGGACATTCTCTAATACGCTGCCAAATGGTAAAATATTCATCATCTTCCATTTCATTAGCAGCTTGATCAGACAAATCTTCATCATCCTCATATTCAGCAGCCTGAGCAGGAACATCTTCATCAGCCTCATCAGGTACCTTTTCATCAGCTTCATCAGGCGACTCTTCATCAACTTCATCAGACGCCTCTTCATCAGCCTCCCCAGGCGCCTCTTCATCAGCCTCAGCCTCATCAGGTGACTTTTCATCAGCTTCATCAGACGCCTCTTCATCAGCCTCATCAGTGGCCTCTTCATCAGATCCATAGTCGTCCTCTTCATAATCATGATGTAATTAGGTGGTACCCCTAAGACAATCTGCACCTGCATGGGTAGATAGACATACTGTATGTTCTTCCTGAAGTGTACACCCTCCCTCATTAGGTGCCAGGTAGAGTTGCAGGTTAAGCAGGTGAATATAAGTCACTTTCTGTATGCCAAGGTTAACACCTGCATGGGTAGATAGACATACTGTATGTTCTTCCAGAAGTGTACACCATCCCCCATTAGGTGCCAGGTAGAGTTGCAGGTTAAGCAGGTGAATATAAGTCACTTTCTGTATGCCAAGGTTAACACCTTCACCGTACACTTCGAAAACCGTGAACTGCATCTCAAGAGGAAATACTATCAGTAGAGGCGTACAGACAGGAGATAATACCATACTGGTGAACCATGTTTCCTGCAACTTTAAGGCCTTTGTTGTTAGATCACTGGTTCGTGGAATAACTTCTCCACCTACACAATCCAATCTCATTGAGCTCAAATAGGTGGTTGTTCCCTTAGAAACAACTACATACAATTAATTCTTACACGAGGGCATTTTTAACTTTTCCCTCCAATTCAATCTGAAACTTCTGATGGTGAACTACTATATCAAAGCCTTGAATCTGAAAGGTATGAAATACGGTCTCTCCATCCGACATTTCCAGTAACAAAATAATTTCCACGCCATCGCATACCCCGATAAAGTTCTTATTTGGAGTTCATCCTGGATAAGCTATCAATGTTTGCCATTTACTGCCCGACATCTCATAGAGATGAAGTGATTCTTTAGCATAATTTACCAGGATAAGTCACCCATTCGGGAATGATCCGATCAGCTTGAAACCTCTGAGATCATGTTCGATCTCATAGGTTGCTACTTCTTGGTAATCATCAAGTGTTAATTCTTTGAGCTCTTTTAGTTCTTCAAACATCTCCTCACATGTGGCTGATTCTCTGAGCTCAGTTATTGTCATTTGTTTGATATTTGCTAATGCTTTTTACTGTTCAGGGTCAAATAGCTGGCAGGTGTTTCAATTGGGATGAACAAGTACAAGGTTCGGAGTCCAAGATGGAGGTATATGATCTACAAAGAACTTCTTCTTGATGTTTTCCCAGCGGATAAGTGGAGGACTAAGGAAAAAACCATCCCCTGCTTCAGCCTGCAGAATAGATAGGAAGTATAACTACTTACAATGTTTATATGGTGAAGTTTCAAAGATTGTGAATCGAAACAGAGACATTCAAGGGTGGTGTACGTGAACATGATGGTTAATATAGTACTGCTTTTGTTTCCGAAGATATAGTACATCTACTATATATGTGAACAATCCAactaattattttcaataacaTTCAATAAAGAAACTATAGGCCTTGCATTGTAATACTAACTTCATCGCTACTAAAAGGGTTTCCGGAATTCAAATTCGTTCTTCCTCTGGAAAAGACAGGTAACCGCCATGCgtatttaaattagaattctgtAACACTTTAAGGTTAGAAATTTACAATAGTTTATATAGTCACAGTGATAATTTAGCTATTGTACGACACACCCAACTTTAAGCCACAAGTTAgagaataaaaattttaaagttgacACACTATAGTCTACTAAGGGTGAAAGTTAGAAGGATCTCTGTTAGCTTTCTAAAAGAAATGGAGCTTTATTaatcattttcatcatataatccCTATAACTAGTAGGAAGAGGCAATAAATCAGACAAATCAATTGACGATCTTGTCAAATCCTGGATGATGCCATTATTATGTGTAAATAAAGCATATAAAGGAGAGGTTTCATTTCTTCCGACTAAGATCAGAGGTGAACCTGATAGACACACAGAGAGTATCCGGAAGTTGTGTCTTTCCAGATCTGAACAAATTGTTCACTCAGTAGAGTTAGGTTAAATTTTCTAATAGTGCTTCTACCGCAAAGCTAAAGCAATAATCAATACTTGACTGTTACCTAGATTCACCAAAAGGTTTAGTGATTGCTGAAGTTTCTTTCTTCCCTCCTTCAAAAGTTCACATAGAAGAAAGAACAGAATTAGGAGTGATTTTTTGTAAGTAAAAACAATGAGGATTCAATCATATATATGGGACCAAAAAGTTTACCTCTCAAGACATTATCCAAAGATTGGCTTCTAGTTGTGTTGCTAACAACTGCCTCCCTCTGTAACATATCCAAATAGGACAGACTCATTATGGCATGTCACACAAGCAAACGAATGAAAGAGTGGATGgacaaggaaaacaaaaatagtGATTTTATTTCTCACCACCTTGACCGTATTTAATTATTGAGTAACCTCTGTGGATTACTAATTATAATAGAATCAGTCCAACAAACTTTAGTAAGTTCATGTGTGCAGAGGAAAGAAAACATATACTTTGAGTAGAAGAGCATCTATTAGGTTCAGTAATATACCCTAACTAATGAAAAGAGAAAGTGAGTAGCAGTAGAAACATATGGTGTATCATCGACATTAAAATGACTGACTATCAGAATTAAAGAGTGAACTTCTGTAACAATGATACTTATCAGAAGAACAGAGATTGAAGACATAGAACTTTATGCATAACAACATGagttgttttttttcctttaccTTCTTCATATGCATTATCAAGCCATTGCAGGTGTAGATACCTGCCTCTTGAAACTTCTTCACATCCCCAACATTGATTCCGGGAGAGATCACTGaataaattttgaacaaatttcGAATTCAACTTTCAATCATTTTTTGGAAGTTTATCAGAATCTTACATGAATTTATATTTGCAGCACACACTATAGCATCATCCTATACCTCAAAGTAGACAGACATCAGGAGGAACATAATActacaaattttatttgaactctACTAAAATACATTCACAACATCTTAAAATTAAAGGATTATGATACATATGATCAGCAATGAAAATCTAACAAGCAGAAGAGAAAACT is part of the Solanum pennellii chromosome 8, SPENNV200 genome and harbors:
- the LOC107027376 gene encoding meiotic recombination protein DMC1 homolog, coding for MLKMTQFKSEKVLQLVEATDKLISPGINVGDVKKFQEAGIYTCNGLIMHMKKREAVVSNTTRSQSLDNVLRGGKKETSAITKPFGESRSGKTQLPDTLCVSIRLKQGMVFSLVLHLSAGKTSRRSSL